The proteins below come from a single Agromyces flavus genomic window:
- a CDS encoding NUDIX domain-containing protein: MTWPVRSQRTVYENPWIRVTEDAVVRPDGSDGIYGVVELRNVAVFVVALTDDDEVVLVTLDRHTVGESVEVPAGGADGDDPLVAAQRELLEETGLEATHWREVGRMDALNGVCRASEVVFLATGLRTSSHAGHDAVEEGIRHVRTVPWGDVMRMLRHGEIRDGETVAALMFAALELGRVG; the protein is encoded by the coding sequence GTGACCTGGCCCGTCCGGTCGCAGCGGACCGTGTACGAGAACCCGTGGATCCGCGTGACCGAAGACGCGGTCGTCCGCCCCGACGGCAGCGACGGAATCTACGGCGTCGTCGAACTGCGCAACGTCGCCGTGTTCGTCGTCGCGCTGACCGACGACGACGAGGTCGTGCTCGTCACGCTCGACCGGCACACCGTCGGCGAGTCTGTCGAGGTGCCCGCGGGCGGCGCCGACGGCGACGACCCGCTCGTCGCGGCCCAGCGCGAACTGCTCGAGGAGACCGGGCTCGAGGCGACGCACTGGCGTGAGGTCGGCCGCATGGACGCGCTGAACGGCGTCTGCCGCGCGAGCGAGGTCGTCTTCCTCGCGACCGGCCTGCGGACGTCATCGCACGCCGGGCACGATGCCGTCGAAGAGGGCATCAGGCATGTCCGCACCGTGCCGTGGGGCGACGTCATGCGGATGCTGCGACACGGCGAGATCCGTGACGGCGAGACGGTCGCGGCACTCATGTTCGCCGCGCTCGAGCTCGGCCGCGTCGGCTGA